One window of Ziziphus jujuba cultivar Dongzao chromosome 5, ASM3175591v1 genomic DNA carries:
- the LOC112489845 gene encoding protein PHOTOSYSTEM I ASSEMBLY 2, chloroplastic isoform X1 — translation MASRLTLSLPTLSHTQFPCILKNSTDQRHKTTQAFAAKPGGFSLNSILNSCKNCGGKGAIECPGCKGTGKNKKNGNIFERWKCFDCQGFGLKSCPSCGKGGLTPEQRGER, via the exons ATGGCCAGCCGGCTCACGCTCTCTTTACCAACTCTTTCTCATACCCAATTTCCATGCATACTGAAAAACAGCACAGACCAAAGACACAAAACAACCCAAGCTTTTGCTGCAAAACCTGGTGGATTCTCACTCAACTCT ATCCTGAACTCATGTAAAAACTGTGGAGGCAAAGGTGCAATTGAGTGCCCAGGATGTAAG GGAACaggaaaaaataagaagaatgGAAACATATTTGAGCGGTGGAA ATGTTTTGATTGCCAAGGATTTGGATTGAAGAGTTGCCCCAGCTGTGGAAAAGGAGGGCTAACACCTGAGCAAAGAGGAGaaagatga
- the LOC112489845 gene encoding uncharacterized protein LOC112489845 isoform X2, with product MASRLTLSLPTLSHTQFPCILKNSTDQRHKTTQAFAAKPGGFSLNSILNSCKNCGGKGAIECPGCKGTGKNKKNGNIFERWNCI from the exons ATGGCCAGCCGGCTCACGCTCTCTTTACCAACTCTTTCTCATACCCAATTTCCATGCATACTGAAAAACAGCACAGACCAAAGACACAAAACAACCCAAGCTTTTGCTGCAAAACCTGGTGGATTCTCACTCAACTCT ATCCTGAACTCATGTAAAAACTGTGGAGGCAAAGGTGCAATTGAGTGCCCAGGATGTAAG GGAACaggaaaaaataagaagaatgGAAACATATTTGAGCGGTGGAA TTGTATTTAG